The following proteins are co-located in the Bubalus bubalis isolate 160015118507 breed Murrah chromosome 23, NDDB_SH_1, whole genome shotgun sequence genome:
- the TLX1 gene encoding T-cell leukemia homeobox protein 1 isoform X2, with product MEHLGPHHLHPGHAEPISFGIDQILNSPDQGGCMGPSSRLQDGEYGLGCLVGGAYPYGGGGPAAGPGAGGSGAYGAGGPSGPGGPAGGGGGACSMGPLAGSYNVNMALAGGPGPGGGGGGGGGGGGGGGALSAAGVIRVPAHRPLAGAVAHPQPLATGLPTVPSVPAVPGVNNLTGLTFPWMESNRRYTKDRFTGHPYQNRTPPKKKKPRTSFTRLQICELEKRFHRQKYLASAERAALAKALKMTDAQVKTWFQNRRTKWRRQTAEEREAERQQANRILLQLQQEAFQKSLAQPLPADPLCVHNSSLFALQNLQPWSDDSTKITSVTSVASACE from the exons ATGGAGCACCTGGGTCCGCACCATCTCCACCCGGGCCACGCGGAGCCCATCAGCTTTGGCATCGACCAGATCCTCAACAGCCCAGACCAGGGCGGCTGCATGGGGCCCTCCTCGCGCCTCCAGGACGGAGAATACGGCCTTGGGTGTTTGGTTGGAGGCGCCTACCCTTACGGCGGCGGGGGCCCCGCAGCCGGGCCGGGGGCCGGGGGCTCGGGGGCCTATGGCGCTGGAGGCCCGAGTGGCCCCGGTGGcccggcgggcggcggcggcggcgcgtgCAGCATGGGCCCGCTGGCCGGCTCCTACAACGTGAACATGGCCTTGGCGGGCGGCCCCGGTcccggtggcggcggcggcggcggcgggggtggCGGCGGCGGTGGGGGCGCGCTGAGTGCTGCGGGAGTGATCCGAGTGCCTGCGCACAGGCCGCTAGCTGGAGCGGTGGCCCATCCTCAACCTCTGGCTACCGGTTTGCCCACTGTGCCCTCCGTGCCTGCCGTGCCGGGCGTCAACAACCTCACCGGCCTCACCTTCCCCTGGATGGAGAGTAACCGCAGATACACAAAGGACAGGTTCACAG GTCACCCCTATCAGAATCGGACGCCCCCCAAGAAGAAGAAGCCGCGCACGTCCTTCACGCGCCTGCAGATCTGCGAGCTGGAGAAGCGCTTCCACCGCCAGAAGTACCTGGCCTCGGCCGAGCGCGCCGCCCTGGCCAAGGCGCTCAAAATGACCGACGCGCAAGTCAAAACCTGGTTCCAGAACCGGAGGACAAAGTGGAG GCGGCAGACTGCGGAGGAGCGTGAGGCCGAGAGGCAGCAGGCAAACCGCATCCTCCTGCAGCTGCAGCAGGAGGCCTTCCAGAAGAGCCTGGCTCAGCCTCTGCCCGCGGACCCGCTGTGCGTGCACAACTCCTCGCTCTTCGCCCTGCAGAACCTGCAGCCGTGGTCTGACGACTCGACCAAGATCACCAGCGTCACGTCCGTGGCGTCGGCCTGCGAGTGA
- the TLX1 gene encoding T-cell leukemia homeobox protein 1 isoform X1 translates to MEHLGPHHLHPGHAEPISFGIDQILNSPDQGGCMGPSSRLQDGEYGLGCLVGGAYPYGGGGPAAGPGAGGSGAYGAGGPSGPGGPAGGGGGACSMGPLAGSYNVNMALAGGPGPGGGGGGGGGGGGGGGALSAAGVIRVPAHRPLAGAVAHPQPLATGLPTVPSVPAVPGVNNLTGLTFPWMESNRRYTKDRFTVALSPFTVTRRIGHPYQNRTPPKKKKPRTSFTRLQICELEKRFHRQKYLASAERAALAKALKMTDAQVKTWFQNRRTKWRRQTAEEREAERQQANRILLQLQQEAFQKSLAQPLPADPLCVHNSSLFALQNLQPWSDDSTKITSVTSVASACE, encoded by the exons ATGGAGCACCTGGGTCCGCACCATCTCCACCCGGGCCACGCGGAGCCCATCAGCTTTGGCATCGACCAGATCCTCAACAGCCCAGACCAGGGCGGCTGCATGGGGCCCTCCTCGCGCCTCCAGGACGGAGAATACGGCCTTGGGTGTTTGGTTGGAGGCGCCTACCCTTACGGCGGCGGGGGCCCCGCAGCCGGGCCGGGGGCCGGGGGCTCGGGGGCCTATGGCGCTGGAGGCCCGAGTGGCCCCGGTGGcccggcgggcggcggcggcggcgcgtgCAGCATGGGCCCGCTGGCCGGCTCCTACAACGTGAACATGGCCTTGGCGGGCGGCCCCGGTcccggtggcggcggcggcggcggcgggggtggCGGCGGCGGTGGGGGCGCGCTGAGTGCTGCGGGAGTGATCCGAGTGCCTGCGCACAGGCCGCTAGCTGGAGCGGTGGCCCATCCTCAACCTCTGGCTACCGGTTTGCCCACTGTGCCCTCCGTGCCTGCCGTGCCGGGCGTCAACAACCTCACCGGCCTCACCTTCCCCTGGATGGAGAGTAACCGCAGATACACAAAGGACAGGTTCACAG TGGCCCTCTCACCCTTCACTGTAACACGCCGTATAGGTCACCCCTATCAGAATCGGACGCCCCCCAAGAAGAAGAAGCCGCGCACGTCCTTCACGCGCCTGCAGATCTGCGAGCTGGAGAAGCGCTTCCACCGCCAGAAGTACCTGGCCTCGGCCGAGCGCGCCGCCCTGGCCAAGGCGCTCAAAATGACCGACGCGCAAGTCAAAACCTGGTTCCAGAACCGGAGGACAAAGTGGAG GCGGCAGACTGCGGAGGAGCGTGAGGCCGAGAGGCAGCAGGCAAACCGCATCCTCCTGCAGCTGCAGCAGGAGGCCTTCCAGAAGAGCCTGGCTCAGCCTCTGCCCGCGGACCCGCTGTGCGTGCACAACTCCTCGCTCTTCGCCCTGCAGAACCTGCAGCCGTGGTCTGACGACTCGACCAAGATCACCAGCGTCACGTCCGTGGCGTCGGCCTGCGAGTGA